The sequence TTGCTGTGGGTTGTGCGcgtgtctttgtctgtgtgtctgtgtcagtgttagtgtccgtgtctgtgtttgtgttttgtggtCATATTTTTAGTTATCTTTTGGCACCAAATCATTATTCAGTATGTGTTTCTTCAAACCCAAATTAAAATAAACTGAGATGCGGGACAACATTTAGGAAAGACTAAGAATTTGTGAGAGTAATTTTGGCGCTAAAATGATTTATACCGATTGCGAAGAGGTTTTGCAAATTAGGTGACTGATTTCGAAGGGAAtatcatataaatgtatatacttttatattttgtaagCTGTTGATAAATATGGAAGAATGACAAAATGTCATGTGAAAGTCTAATGCAATTGTGAACAGTGTTTGAGAGTCGGAGAAAACGAATAGATGAtatattgaacatttttttttattgattatgacattttttattcaTGTATGATTCTAAACATGATGTAGAAGTTTtcaaacatgtatttttttgttacttttttgaTAGAAATGTAACATTTACGTTATCGAAACTCAGAAGAAAAAGGATGTCACACCAGCACAGACTCTATGGTATAGAATTAGCGATCGGAAGTGAAAAAAACCCGTACATAGTTATTTCATTGTAAAGGACATTTCGAACATCATGTCCGATAAATTTAGCTTCTTACTTGAGAAGGAAAGGCTGAGCCATGTTTCACGACACGAAGACTAATTTTCAATGTCCCTGGAAATCAAGACCTTCAAATCTCCCCAGACCTTTGCCATATCAAAACGTGCACCTGGTATTTTAAAGTGAACAAAAAGATTTTGAATTTCACCATCTGTATTTCAAACAATTtgataatcttttattttcccataaaGGTTAATACTATATTTTGCGGCCATATTGGACTCTACAATGGGACAAAATTTGACTTCTATTTAGAAATTTCTATGACCCGTATTTTTCCCTAGTTTTAAATTGATAATGGGTTTTGAGTTTTCTTATGCGAAGTAACAGCAAAAATTTGAAGATACATTTTTCCCCAGAAGTGCACTACATTGATATAGTCTGCATAACATGACCAGAGGTTGCATGTTCTGGATTCGGAATGTCTGTTAAACAGAAATAGCTGGTGTGCCGAGTGTCGATTGTGACAATATTTTTGCCACTGTGACGAATTATGTATTTCATGTAGGAATCTATGAAGTTCTATAGCTCTCAATATTTTGCTATTCaaatcgttgttgttgttgttgttgttgttgttgttgttgttgttgttgtaaaccGTAAATGGGTATATTTATATGGCATTGAATAAATTAAGATTAAAAAGACGTTCACTGGGTGTTTGCATGTTTCAaaatgtgcgtgcgtgtgtgtgtgtgtgtgtgtgtgtatgtgtgtgtgtgtgtgtgtgtgtgtgtgtgtctgtgtgtgcgtgtgcctGTGCCTGTGCCTGTGCCCATGTGTTTTTGTGAGGATATGTCTGTCGACTATAATGATTGTCATAATTTcaacttttgttcaaaaaaaCTTCGAATGTTTACTTTACTGTCACCCAAAACCTTAGCATTTAGTAAATTAAGTCTCGGTGATGCTACATGCGATGCTAATTTGGTattcatttatgttaattacGTCACTAAATATCATTATGTATTATTCTGGTATTTACGCATAATGATCTCGCATTGCGCATTGTATATAAATCGATGAGTGCTAGACAGCTCTAAAACCTTGTATTTGGAAATATGCTATTTAACGGCAAAGAGTACGTCAGTTGCCGTAAAGTGGACAGCTGTTTTTACGACGatggttgaaaaaaaacactatttCAAGTATATGTGTGCTTGTGAGCTCTTTTCTCGAATTCAAACAGTAGATTTGAGATCACGTTcgtatgtatgatatattttcAGAACTAAAAGAGTTATTTTAGTTCTGAAAATATACCAAACGAATATGATCGCAAATCTACCATCGGCAATCTTGATAAATGAAATCGTCTGAAAAAATTCTTTTGACACAATTCGGACAAAACACAGGAAATAGACGTTCAAAACAAGGAAGTGCTTAAGTGAGAATTTGTGAACAGTATATTCATACTTAATATAGCGTGTTTGATTATGAGTTAGATCTTTGTAAGCGCGCCAAATCTTTTTAAAAGGACGGAAATTGAGAATATCTTAGCACAGGATATTGCAAATGATGTTAATAGACGGCatgttgttgttgataatgTCTTTTATTTTCACAACTCATATAATTTGCCTTTCTAGTAAATTTTAAAAACGAAATAACAATTTTCCAGACTATTAAGCAAACAACATGAATGGAATTCGTGCCTGGAGTCTTAGTTTGTATTGgcgtactacatgtacttctttTCAAAAGTGTCGCGGTGAATGAACGACAGTCAGTAATTATGGCGGGAGATATCTGTTTTCAGTTTTTGCTTGAACTTACTCCTTTCCACATATAGCGTTcgactatataaatatattttacgtTAAGATGTGCtattcataaaataatattccaattatcaattttgtgcACTTTAATTTTGATTCAATGTTTGACGCAATTTGTAAGGAGAAATTAGAAATTTGGACCAGGACAACATTTCAATATAGATCCTGTAATGATAGATGGTACAAGCCAGAAAGATTCGACGTTGTGGGCGTGCCACATTCCAGTGCGGAATACAAACGTTCTTGTCTATAATGGTATACGAAAATGTCAACATCACTTTTTGCAGGAAACTTTGTTTTGCAATTGTAATGTGTGATAAGACAACTCTGATAATGCATGAAGCTCTCTCAACTGAGTTAAAAGTAACAACGTTAACGTTTTAAAGAAATGgggcaatagggaacttgcaaacccgccatgttgaatgttgcatcatgggaaatttgataataaatactaatcaaatagtattgtaaacaataatgttacattgtttttaaccacaaatgatgaattcatagttgccctgaccattgtgggaggtttattttatctgtagctcctgattaggtattacgataacctcagataatcccatagtcctttgcatctgagcatgctcagtctggattgcaagttccctatttacACGTATCTCTTTCTGGTAACAATATGGTGCCATATCTCGACCACTGGAAACAGAACTTTTACAGCTTTACACCAAAAGGTTGTTTGTTGGATTCCATTCATACTTTTCAAATTTCCCATGGTCAGTTTAAAATTACAGTTTACGTTACACTTTGATGCGTGCAGGGACTGGACAATAAAGTAAATGATGCCAGAGGAAAAAACTCAGTGtgaatacatgtaacaacacgAGTCTAATTTAATTGTTAACTTAGTGACCTCTTTTCAGGATAACTGTGGGGAGACCACCTTTAACGATCAAGAAGGTGAACTTCATTGTATTACACATTTCAAGGTATAGGCTATGGCAGTTATGGTTATCATACGATAACGATTaaacgttgagggcgctcttgtaAAAATATGCTTTCTTGTCCATGTTTCTCGTCTGTACTACAAAACCATTTCTAACAATAGACTAAACTTTGACACGTGTTACCTCAGGTGACCTTTACCAACGACATGATCCAGTTCCTACCAGGTAGTCCGGGCATGCAGTATCACTGAATTGGCAAGAATGGCGTCAGAAGCAGACAACAGGTTTTTTGAGAAAATCAGTGAGAAGTTTCTGTTGTGTTCAATATGTTCTGAGCGATACAATAATGCTAAAATTCTACCGTGTATTCACACATTTTGTCAACATTGTCTGAGTAAATGGGTGAAGACGGCAGGTATACTAGAATGCCCGGTTTGTCGGAGAAGTCACCGGCTACCAGATGGGGGTGTGGCAAGCCTACAAAGTAACTTTTTTGTCAACAACTTGGTCGAAGAGTTCGCCCAGCGAGACAGTGGTTCTACCGAATCGAAGGGCTGTGACGGCTGCCTGACTGAAAACAGCGATCGTTTTATGTGGTGTATCGAATGTTCCATGAAGCTGTGTGACAACTGTGCACGTACCCATGGACGTTTGCCAGCCACACGTACACATCGCCTCATATCGCTGGATGAATATCACAGTGTAAAGTCTAAAGACCCAACCATGGTACAATCTGATGTCTACTGCGACAAACACCCAGAAAACCAGGTCAAGTTTTTCTGTGAAACGTGTGAGGTTCCGATTTGTACTGACTGTACAGTGGTTGATCACAGAGTTCCCGAACATAAACACAAATATCTGAAAGACGCGGCAGATGAATACAAGAAAGAAGTAACTATGATGGTGAATAAACtgaaagaaaaagagaaagaagCAACTGATAGTACGACTACCATACAACAAATGTCAGATGCCTTGGATGTCAGTTTTAATACAgagcaaatgaaagtgaaagaacaCATGACAAAGACAATTCAGGAAATCACCCGTACAATACAAAGTAATGGTGAACAGATGTTAAAAGAACTAAACGACGAATACGAAGCCAGAAAGACGACCTTACAAGCACAACTGAAAGAGCTGGGTGGTTCACAAAACGACATGTCGAGTGTACGAGAATTCGCAGAAAATCTCACTGAGTACGGTAATCCCGCACAACTGATGGCAACAAAGAAAGGAGTGACTGTACAGACACAACAACTGCTAGATCTTCAGACGAAATGTACACCAGCTGCCAACGATTTCATGGTTTTCAAACCAAATGATGATTTCTGTGCGACGAAATCGTTAGGGTCAGTGACCTTATCTGAGGTCAAGCTTCAAAGTGTTGCTACACACTACAGAATAGGAGAAGACATGCGTGGTACACTTACAGTCAAAGGTGGACAAGGTGGAACCAAGGTGTCAGTCAAAGACATTAATGCAACGATAACAGTTCCAGGAGGAAAGCTGAAGAGCATGAACGTAACTGACAATAACAATGAAACATTCTCAGTGAGTAGTCGTGTAAAGGTAGAAGGTGAACATGAACTGTCAGTATCAGTGTGTGGAAAACCTGTACATGGTTCTCCAGTCACAACTAAAGTAATACCCCAGAAAGGGTTGGTTTGTACAATAGGTAAGAAGGGTACAGGGGAGGGAGAAGTGAGTGATCCACGGGGTTTAGCTTTGACAGACAAAGGTGATTTATTAGTATGTAAGTGGGGAAATGAAAGATTGCAGTTATTTACATTGCCAGATCAATGTGGAAAGATGATTACAAATACAGGTTACACAAATAAATTCTATCCATGTTATGCAGCAATGTCACGTGATGGTAAAATGAGATATGTCACAGACACGAATGGAAAGCAGGTATTAGTATTTGATGTAAATTGGAAATTTATGAAAAGTTTCAAAGGTGAAATCAATCGTCCAAGAGGCATTGCCATCAGTCCAATCAACAACAATGTgtatgttgttgatgatgaatCACATTGTATACGAATACACAATCAGGATGGTgagaaattgaaatgttttggtAGTCCCGGTAGTGGAAAGGGAAATCTTTCCAGCCCTGAAGATGTTTGCATTAATAGTAGAGGCAATGTCATTGTAAGTGATTATGGTAATAATCGAATGCAGGTCTATGATGCCGATGGTAATTTCTTATTCACATTTGGAAATCAGGGAAATAAAGATAGTCAGCTGAGTTATCCCCGTGGTGTAGATACAGACAAACacgataatgtgtatgtgtgtgatgaAGGTAACAAACGAGTGTTGAAGTTTGATTCTAAGGGTAATTTCATCTGTCGTATTGATAGTGAGAAAGATGGATTGAAATATCCCATTGGAATCTGTGTTACTGATGACGAGCCATTTGGGAAAGTGATAGTTGCTGATTATGATGGTCACTGTGTCAAAGTATTTGCTCAGTGAAGGGAAATTTTGACAACTGAATATTTTGTTCCGTAAAATATCACCAAATAGTCAGTTGAACAATAACATCACAGTAATCCACTGTCAAACTACTTTATGAGCTCAAAAActagaaatatttgaaatcaaCCAAAGTAGATGTTGTTGTCATTTCCATAGTGAACCTTGCCTGCACAGTCTTTCTTTGGTCTCGTCTGTATGAAATCATTTTAGACGTTGTACCTATTCAGTAAAGAGTGTGAATGTCACCAGTAACTGTGTCAGCATCATCAGTAACTATGTGAAAGTCACCAGTAACTGTGTAAATGTCGGAAGTGACTGTGTAAACGTCACCAGTGACTGTGTAAACATCACCAGTGACTGTAAACATCACCAGTGACTGTAAATGTCACCAGTAACTGTGTAAATGTAATCAGTAACTGTGTAAACGTCATCGGTAACTGTGTGAAAGTCACCAGTAACTGTGTAAACATAATCAGTAACTGTGTGAAAGTCACCAGTAACTGTGTAAACATAATCAGTAACTGTGTGAAAGTCACCAGCAACTGTAAATGTCACCAGTAACTGTGTAAACGTCATCAGTAACTGTGTGAACGTCACCAGTGACTGTGTAAATATCACCAGTGACTGTAAATGTCATcggtaaatgtaaatgtcatcaGTAACTGTGCCAACATCATCAGTAACTTTGTAAATGGCATTAGTAACTTTTGATACACATAgtaatgtgtacaatgtacttgtttacataagtttgtatatatttgtaaatgtaatgaatttattgatgtaaatattttagcAATATGATATTGATAAGTGTATACACCTGTTATCTTTAACTAAAGGAGTAtgttaaatttatgaacataATAACACTTAAACACACTGCTCTGTCATAATTATTGAATACATAATCCTGCTATCAATGCCAGGAGTTATGTACATAGACACAAGACAAATGATACAATACTATCATTAATTGGCCATGGATATATACTCTCCAGACAAATCGTTACTATAAACTGGACATTACAGATTGTTTGATATTTCACAAACACTTGAAATTTGAGGGAAACACAGCTCGAGTTAAAAACTGAAAGAGCACATGTGATGTGTCTCTGCAAATAGTAACAATGGTCGCATAGCAACGCATCCAAACATGAACTGTCCACAGATGAGACTGATTTATGCCTCATAACAATagattgaatttgaaatttcatctcaggacctcaGTGAGCTAGCCGTAAATAGAGATATTgagatttgatgaaggatagcactagactagctTCTTGATACTCAATCCAGTGTTACTATTTCACTAGTTACTCAGCTTACCTACATAGCATTTGATAATTATGTTATCTTTTAGATTGTATTGCCATTGGCATATATATAAGTTTGCTTATGATCTATCTTTTAAGATTCATTTGAGAATACATTATACCAATGACAAGTTAGGGGCAcaataaataattcaatataggataaaaaaaactaaattcggCCTCAGACAGTAAAACCAAGTTAAGAAAaacttgttcttttgttgacactgtactttattttagggccatgcatttactatagctaaaat comes from Glandiceps talaboti chromosome 11, keGlaTala1.1, whole genome shotgun sequence and encodes:
- the LOC144442768 gene encoding tripartite motif-containing protein 2-like, producing MASEADNRFFEKISEKFLLCSICSERYNNAKILPCIHTFCQHCLSKWVKTAGILECPVCRRSHRLPDGGVASLQSNFFVNNLVEEFAQRDSGSTESKGCDGCLTENSDRFMWCIECSMKLCDNCARTHGRLPATRTHRLISLDEYHSVKSKDPTMVQSDVYCDKHPENQVKFFCETCEVPICTDCTVVDHRVPEHKHKYLKDAADEYKKEVTMMVNKLKEKEKEATDSTTTIQQMSDALDVSFNTEQMKVKEHMTKTIQEITRTIQSNGEQMLKELNDEYEARKTTLQAQLKELGGSQNDMSSVREFAENLTEYGNPAQLMATKKGVTVQTQQLLDLQTKCTPAANDFMVFKPNDDFCATKSLGSVTLSEVKLQSVATHYRIGEDMRGTLTVKGGQGGTKVSVKDINATITVPGGKLKSMNVTDNNNETFSVSSRVKVEGEHELSVSVCGKPVHGSPVTTKVIPQKGLVCTIGKKGTGEGEVSDPRGLALTDKGDLLVCKWGNERLQLFTLPDQCGKMITNTGYTNKFYPCYAAMSRDGKMRYVTDTNGKQVLVFDVNWKFMKSFKGEINRPRGIAISPINNNVYVVDDESHCIRIHNQDGEKLKCFGSPGSGKGNLSSPEDVCINSRGNVIVSDYGNNRMQVYDADGNFLFTFGNQGNKDSQLSYPRGVDTDKHDNVYVCDEGNKRVLKFDSKGNFICRIDSEKDGLKYPIGICVTDDEPFGKVIVADYDGHCVKVFAQ